TTTCATCAAGCATTTGTCCAACGCGGCGGTAAGGAGTAACCAATGGTAGCCATTAATCCGGTTGATTCCTACGATTGCACCAGATAGGCCGCGATGAAGACGATGACGAGGCCTAGCGCGAGAATCGTATCGGCGATGAAGGCCGCGGAGCGGACGGGCGCTTCGATTTGAGGTCCGGCGGGCTGGGAGGGAACGGGCGCCATCCCGACGTCGAGAATGGCCGTGAGGCCGATGACGAGCAGTACGAAAAACAATTTGAGCATGAGCCACGCGCCCCAGGTGGATTCGAGTCTTGCGGAGCCGCCTTCATGGAGCAGGAGGACGATCCCCGTGCCGAGGAGCATCGCGAGGCTGAGCCACCGGATCGTTTTGTAACGCGTTTCAATGCGGCTTAGAATCCCGACGAGCAGGTCCGGACTTTTGGACGGCGAGGCGGCGCGCGCGAGCGTCGGCTTCAGTACCAGACGGTAAAAGACCATGCCGCCGATCCAGGTGATGGCGGCCATGAGATGAACCCAAATGAGCAGTGTCGAGGCCATGGAAACTACAACGTTATAATGTCGTGATGTCGTACTGTTCGATGTGCAAATTGGCGTCGGCCTTGATGATCACCTTTTTGTGAAACTCCAGCTCCAACTCCTCGATGCTCTGCCGTTCCTCGTCGTAGAGAAGGTTGGCCACGTCCGGGTGGACCCCGATGATGATCTTTTTGCTCTTGGGCGAGACGCCGATCTTCCGAATCTCGCGGAACAGTTCATGGCAGACCGTCACGGGCGACTTGGTGTAGCCGCGTCCCTCGCAATAGCCGCAGGGCTCGCACATGATGCGCAACAAATCCTCCCGCACGCGCTCGCGCGACATCTCGACCAGCCCGAGCTCGGAGATCCGGAGAATGCGGCTCTTCGCCCGGTCTTTGCTCAGGGCTTCCTGAAGCGTGTTGTAGACCTTGTCCCGGTTCCGTTCCCGCTCCATGTCGATGAAATCGATGACGATGATCCCGCCGATGTTCCGGAGCCGCAACTGGTAGGCGATCTCCTTCACCGCCTCCAGATTGGTTTTTAAGATGGTGTCCTCCAAATGCCGTTTGCCCACGAAGCGTCCGGTGTTGACGTCGATCACCGTGAGGGCCTCGGTATGATCGATCACGATGTACCCGCCGGATTTGAGCCACACTTTTCGACCGAGCGCCTTGGAAATTTCAAGCTCGATCTCCAGGTTGTCGAACAGGGGTTCTTCATGATCGTACAGTTCGACGCGCGAACTCAACACGGGCATGAAGGTGTTGACGAATTCCTTGATCCGGTCGTATTCCGGTTTGGCGTCCACGATCAGCCGGTCCACCTTGTGGGTGAAGAGGTCCCGGATCGTCCGAAAAACCAGGTCGAGGTCGTTGTGGAGCATGGCCGGGGCGGACAGCGCTTCCTTTTTCTTCAGGAGGTTCTTCCAGACCAGATCCAGAAAGGCCATGTCGGCGCGGACTTCCTCCTCCGTCATTCCCTCGGTGACCGTGCGGACGATGTAGCCGGTTCCGGGTTTCCGCAGCCGGTAGATCAGGTCCTTGAGTCTCCCGCGTTCCTCGTCCCGGCCGATGCGTCGCGAAACGCCCACGTGGTTCACGTTGGGCATGAAGACGAGGTAGCGCCCCGGCAGGGAAACGTACATCGTCACGCGGGGCCCCTTGGTCCCCATCGGCTCCTTCGTCACCTGGACCATGACCTCCTGCCCTTCCTGCAGCAAATCCTCGATGGACTTGCTTCCGGAGCGGCGCGGCCTCGGGCGGGCGGGTTCGCGGGACTCGGTTTCCTGGGATCCGCGTTCGGGGCTTTCCAGGTCGACCGGCGGTCCCTCGCCTCCCTCGCCGAGACCGCCCGAGGGCGACGGGGGCTCCATCGCGGCGGGATCGGCGGCTTGAACCTCGTCGGAGGGTTCCGCCGGCGGCTCTATTTTTGTCTCGGTTTTTTCTTCTTCGGCCTCCTCGAGGAAGCGGGAATAGTCGTCCGCATTGAACGTGATGTCGTCGACATAGAGAAAGGCCGCCCGTTCCTGACCGATGTCCACAAAAGCGGCCTGCATCCCGGGCAGGACCTTGACCACGCGGCCCTTGTAGACGTTTCCGACGATCCCCTGGTCTTTTCGACGGTCGATGTAGAGTTCCGTGACCACGCGGTTTTCCAGAACGGCCACGCGGGTCTCTTCCCGGGCCGCGTTGATGACGATTTCGTTTGCCATGGTTTATTCCTTTATTTAGAGGGGCTCGCGTCGCCCCCTCCGGCGGCTTGGCCACCGGAGCTTCCCCCTCTCGCTCGCTTGGCTCGCTGGGTCGGCGCCCTCCGAGCGGGGAGATTCACCTGTTTCAATAAAATAGCATAAAGCGGCGCATTTTGATATTCAATAACAGTCCCAGCCCGGCCATGGTCGTCAGGATGGAATTCCCCCCGTAGCTCATCAGCGGAAGAGGGACGCCCACGACCGGCGCCACGCCCAGGGTCATGCCGACATTCACGGCCAGGTAAAACACCAGCATCGAGACCACGCCCACCGCCAAAAAAACACCCAAGTGGTCTTTGGCCTTGTAGGCGACGTCGATCCCCCACCAGATCAAGAGGAAGTACAACGTCAACAACACGAACACGCCCACAAAACCCCACTCTTCGGCGAAGACCGAAAACACAAAATCGGTGTGACCCTCCGGCAAAAATTTCAGCTGGCTTTGCGTCCCGCCGAACAGCCCTTTGCCGAAGAAGCCCCCGGATCCGATGGCGATTTTTGACTGAAGAGCATGATAGCCGCGACCCGTCGGATCCACGGCCGGGTTGATGAAGGCGATGAGCCGATTGCGCTGATACGGCTTGAGGACGACCCAGAAAATCTCCCAGATAAACGGAAAGGCCATGAGCGAAAGGAGGATCGAGAAGCCCGCCGTTTTCGAACGCAGCCCGACCAGGGCGACCATCACCGTCGGAATAAAGAGGAGGACGAGGGCGGTCCCCAGATCGGGCTGTTTCAGCACCAGGAGCAGCGGCCCGCCCACCCATAAGACCGGCACCAGCAACTCCCGGAGGCTCAGGCCCCGGGGATGGGATCGGGCGGCGAAGTATCTCGCCAGAACCAGGATGACGATCAGTTTAATCCATTCCGAAGGCTGCAGATCGAAAGCGCCCAACGCGATCCAACGGCGGGCTCCCATGCCGGTTCGTCCGATCAGAAGCACCAGGATCAACAATACGACCCCGGCCGCGTAGAAGAAGGTGCCAAATCGCGCGATCTCGTGGTAGTCGATCGAGGCCGCGATGAAAAAGACCGCCAGGCCGATCAGGATCCAGATCACCTGTTTGGTATATATGGATCCGTGGCTTTTGGGCGCGACGGTGTAGGTGACGGTGTAGATCGAAAGGACCCCCAGGCCCAGGATCAGGAGTACGACGACGACGAACCACGCGTCAAAGCTGTTGATGAATCTCCGGTCGATCATTTTTCAGGTACTCCTCAATCACCCGCTTGGCGGGCGGCGCGGCCGTTTCCCCGCCGTGGCCGCCGTGTTCGATTAAGACCGCCACCGCGATCTGGGGATCCTCCACCGGCGCAAAGGCGATGAACCAGGCGTGGTCTTGAAGTTCCTTGGGGAGGGAGGACGTTTGAACCCCCAGTTTTTCTTCCACGACCTGGGCGGTTCCGGTTTTCCCGCCGATCGATGTGATCGTCGATCGGGCGGAGGCCCCGGTGCCGTGCGGTTCCGAGACCACGCCGCTTAACGCCTGGCGGATCGCGTCGAAAGTTCCTTGAGCCAACTCCACCTTCCCGAGTTGCACCGGTGGAAATTCGAACAGCCGCCCGGTGGCCCGGTCCCGGATGGCTTTGATCAAATGGGGCTGGTATCGGACGCCCGACATGGCCACGGTCGCGATGAGGTCCGCCAGTTGAAGCGGCGTCACCGTGACGAAGCCCTGCCCGATGGCGGCCGAAAGGGTCTCTCCCGGAAACCAGGGTTCCCCCTTGGTACGGAGTTTCCATTGAGACGTGGGGATGACGCCCGATTTTTCCGAGGTCAACTCGATGCCGGTGGGCTGTCCCAGTCCATAGCGGAAGGCGTAGTCGGCCAGGCGGTCGATCCCAACCCGTCGCCCCATCTCGTAAAAATAAACATCGCAGGACTGGACGATGGCGGAATGCAGATCCATCTCGCCGTGGCCGCCTCGTTTCCAGTCTTTGTAGACCCGTCGGCCGAACAGCATTCCGCCCGTGCAAAGGATCTGCTCTTCCGGCGAGACCTCTTTCGTTTCCAAGGCCGCGGACGAGACGACCAGCTTGAAGGTGGAGCCCGGGGGATACTGGCCCTGGATGGCCCGGTTGGTCAGAGGGTGGCCCGGATCGGAAGAGAGCGCCTCCCAGTCGGCGGTCGACAGGCTTTGCGACAGCTGGTTGGGATCGAACGCGGGATGGCTGACCATGGCCAATACCTCGCCGTTGCGGGGGTTGATCGCGACGATGGTTCCGGCCTCTTTTCCCAGAGCGTCCTCGGCCACTTTTTGAAGATTCAGATCAATGGTCAAGTACAGGTCGTTGCCGGACGCAGGGTCCTGAACGCGAAGGACCTTCATTTCGTGACCGACGGCGTCCACTTCAATGATTCTTTGTCCGACCACTCCTCGAATGTGGGTGTCGTAGGTCTTTTCAATCCCGCTTTGGCCCACGGAGGTGCCGGGAAGCACATCCTCGTTTTCGGGGTCCTGGAGCTGCGCCGGCGAGATCTCCCCCACGTAGCCCAGCACATGGGCCGCCAAGGGTCCGTACAAATAGTTCCGTTGGGGTTCGGGCGCGATGATCGTTCCGGCCAGGTCCAGCCGGTGCGATTCGATCAGCGCCACTTCTTTTAACGACAGGCCCTCCTTGATTTTCATCGGCATGTAGGGGACGTTGTTCTTGTGCGAGCTGATCTTGCGGTCCAGCTCGCCGCGGTCCATCTGAAGGAAACGGGCCAACTGATCCAGCACGCCTTTTTTATTCGAAATATCCTCCAACACCAGGTAGAGGTTGAAACTCGGCACGTTGTTGGCCAGCAGATGGCCGTGACGGTCGAAAATCAAACCGCGGGGAGGCTGGATGTACACCACCCGGACGCGGTTGTTCTCGGACTGTTCCTTGTAGAAACTGGCCTTGGTGACCTGGAGGTACCAGGCCCGCATGAGCAGGGCCATAAAGATCGCGACGATCCCGATCATCAGATAACCGAGTCGGTTCTGAAGTTCCTTGGGATTATCGGAAGACGTATCGAGATCCATGCCGAAGACTCACTCCGCCTTGGAAGGAAACGGGCTTCCTTCCAACCAGGGCCGGCGGATGTTCAGCCGCCGGACGACGACCCAGAACACCAAACCCCCGACCAGGCTGTTGTACAGCGCCTCGGGGAGGAGGGTCCAACGAAAGGCCTCCGCGAAGGGGATCTCCCCCAACACGAGTTCATGGAAAAAATAGCCGAATAGGCCGGACAGCAAAGACAACAAAAGGACCAATCCCATGGTCAGTGCGCCCGTCGCATTCAGAAAAAATCGGCCCAGCAGGCCGGACAACAAACCGACCGTCGCCTTGGTGGCGATTTGGAGACCGAAAGGCCCCCCCGAAAAAAGATCCATCAGCGCCCCCATCAACCATCCGATCATGAACCCCTTCATCTCCCCGGCGTAAAAACCCGTGAAATAGATCAGAAGCAAGGCCAGGTCCGGTTTGACGGCGTGCAGGCCGACGGCCTGAAGCCAGGTCGTTTGAATCGGAAGCAACAACAAGACAAGGACGGCGTAAATCCAACGGTTCATTTTTTATTTTGCGGACCCGCCGCCGGCGAACTCGACCGGCCGGCCGGCGGGCTCCGGTCCTCCATGATGGAGGTGATGACCAGGACCTCTTCCAATTTTGAAAAGTCCACGCTGGGAACCACCTCGGCCTGCTGAAAAAGGTCCAGGTCCTTTTTGGTCACGCGCCCCAGGGTGCCGATCGGGAGCCCTTTGGGAAAGTTGCCCGTAAGGCCGGAAGTCAAAACGAGATCGCCTTCCTTCAGGTCCGCCAGCAGGGAAAGATATTTGATCCGGGCGAGTCCTCGTTCCGTTCCCTGGACCAACCCCTCATCCCGGGTGCGCTGGATCAGCGCGGCCACGGCGCTGTTGCGATCGGTCACGAGCAGGACCTGCGAGAGGGTCGGGTCGGTTTTAATGACCCGGCCCACCACCCCGGCGGGGTTGATGACGCCCATATCGATCGCAACGCCGTCCCGGGTTCCTTTATCGATCGTCAGGGTTCGATACCAGTTCGACGGATCGCGCCCGATGACCGAAGCCGGCACCATCGAATAGGCATTCGCCTTTTTAAAGTCGAGGAGCAGCCGGAGCCGTTCATCGGCCTGAGCGGCCTCTTGGAGCCGGAGGTTTTCGCTTTGCAGCCTGGCCAGGTCTTGTTTTAGAACCCCGTTTTCCCGTTGAACGGAGATCAAGTTGATATATCCCCTCCAGACATTCGCGAAGCCGTCGCTCGTCCGGGCCAGGCCTTTTTGCAACCCCGAAACGAGGAAGACCACGGGACGGCCCAGGAAGTAAACGGGGCGTTTCTGCAACTCCGGAAAAAGGAGCACCGCGACGAAAAGAACCGTCAGAAGGAGGATGATGAACCGTTTGTAATTTATAATCTGCCGAAGCATGTTCTCATGAACCGCATCCTTTGGAAGAGTCGTCGTCTTGATCCGGCGGGACGTTCCTGGATTTATTGCGACATGATGGTCACTTTTTTAAGCAGATCGAGTTCATCCAGCACCTTGCCCGTTCCCAACACGACCGTCGTGAGCGGATTCTCGACCGTGATGACCGGAAGGTTGGTCTCTTCCCGGAGCCGGATGTCCATGCCGCGGAGCAGCGATCCTCCGCCGGTCAACACGATCCCCCGGTCGATGATGTCCCCCGCCAGTTCGGGCGGCGTGTTTTCCAGGGCCACTTTGATGGCGTTCACGATGGCGCTGATCGGTTCGGACAACGCCTCGCGGATTTCGCTGTCGTCCATGACCAGCGTTTTGGGAATGCCGGAGATGAGATCCCGTCCCTTGATCGTGATGGTCTTTCGTTCCTCCAGCGGGAAGGCCGATCCGATTTCAAACTTGATCTGTTCCGCCATCGGCTCGCCGATGAGCAGATTGTATTTCCGTTTGATGTAATTCATGATCGCCTCGTCCATCTTGTCCCCGGCCACCTTGACCGACTCGCTGTACACGATCCCGGCCAGGGAAATGACGGCCACGTCGGTCGTCCCGCCGCCGATGTCCACCACCATGTTTCCGGAAGGTTCGGCGATCGGCAGCCCGGCTCCGATGGCGGCCGCGACGGGTTGTTCGATGAGATAAACCTCGCGGGCGCCGGCCAGCTGCGCCGAGTCCCGGACGGCGCGTTTCTCCACCTGCGTGATCCGCGAGGGAACGCCGATCACGATTCGGGGGCGGACGAACGTGCTGCGGTTGTGCGTTTTGGTGATAAAATGGCTGAGCATTTTTTCCGCGATTTCGAAATCGGCGATCACGCCGTCTTTCATGGGCCGGATCGCGACGATGTTTCCGGGCGTCCGACCGAGCATCTTCTTCGCCTCGGCCCCGACGGCCAGGACCTTGCTGGTCTTCCGGTCGATCGCGACCACGGAGGGCTCGTTGATGACGATCCCTTTCCCTTTGAGATAAACGAGGGTATTGGCCGTACCCAGATCAATCGCCAGGTCGTTCGAAAACCACCCCAGAATATTGTCTACAGCGCCCACACAGGCCTCCTCTCAAAAATTAAGATTCCTCCTTGCTTCCACGGTTGAAGATCTCCTCGGCGCCGGGACCGCGGGCCGCCCCGGGGGCATCCCCCACGCGCGGCGGACGCTGATCGATGACCTGGGTTTTGGCGATCTCGTCTCCCGCGCGCTGTCCATGCAGATTGCCGATCACCAGAAGCGCCTCGATCACGACAATTCCGCAGGCCAGCAGCCAGCCGATGTACGGTATGATCAGACAGAGGTAAGCCGTCGTAAAGGGAGTATTGCGCAGAATGGACTCCCGGAAAGAAACCGCCGCCCCGCTATCGAACTGAAGGACCTGTAGACCGATCAGCCGTTTTCCGACGCTCTGTCCGTGAAATAAGCCATCCGCGATCAGGAGATAGGTCATTCCGGCGAAGAAACCGACCGGCGGGATCAGCCGGGCCATGGCCGCGACAATCAAGAAATCGATGAACTTCGCGATAAAACGGTGAATCACGTCCGCTTTCGGAAATCCTCCCTCCGAATCCGGACCTTGCTCATCAGCCTCGGTCACGACGACCCATCTCCCGGAATCCTCCACGACCGTATGATTCCCAAGAACAATTCATTATATCAGATTGGAGTTTTTTTTCAAGGCGACCCGTTGCTTTTCTTGAAAAAAGAGGCTATGATCAAACCGCGGGAGTAGAGAAAGCGGATGCTGAAGATTTTACGCAAAGGCGCGGTTGAGAACCCTTGGATCTACCGCACCATTATGTTTCTGATCGCGGCCACCTTTATCATCAGCATGGGGTGGTGGGGCTTTTCGGGCGCCACCCGTACGCCCTACGTGGCCCAGATCGATCAAGTCCGGATTTCGCTGACGGAATACAATCGCTACAAGGAAAACGCCTACCGTTACTATCGGGACCTGCTCAAGGAAAATTTCAAAGAAGATCTGGTCAAACAGCTGGTGATCAACAGCTTGGTCGAACGGCAGCTGTGGTTGAAGCTGGCCCGGGAAATGGGGCTGTCGGTCGGGGTGGACGAATTACGAGAGAGCATTACCCAGGACGCCTCGTTCCATGACGAGCA
The DNA window shown above is from Nitrospiria bacterium and carries:
- a CDS encoding CopD family protein; the encoded protein is MASTLLIWVHLMAAITWIGGMVFYRLVLKPTLARAASPSKSPDLLVGILSRIETRYKTIRWLSLAMLLGTGIVLLLHEGGSARLESTWGAWLMLKLFFVLLVIGLTAILDVGMAPVPSQPAGPQIEAPVRSAAFIADTILALGLVIVFIAAYLVQS
- a CDS encoding Rne/Rng family ribonuclease, producing MANEIVINAAREETRVAVLENRVVTELYIDRRKDQGIVGNVYKGRVVKVLPGMQAAFVDIGQERAAFLYVDDITFNADDYSRFLEEAEEEKTETKIEPPAEPSDEVQAADPAAMEPPSPSGGLGEGGEGPPVDLESPERGSQETESREPARPRPRRSGSKSIEDLLQEGQEVMVQVTKEPMGTKGPRVTMYVSLPGRYLVFMPNVNHVGVSRRIGRDEERGRLKDLIYRLRKPGTGYIVRTVTEGMTEEEVRADMAFLDLVWKNLLKKKEALSAPAMLHNDLDLVFRTIRDLFTHKVDRLIVDAKPEYDRIKEFVNTFMPVLSSRVELYDHEEPLFDNLEIELEISKALGRKVWLKSGGYIVIDHTEALTVIDVNTGRFVGKRHLEDTILKTNLEAVKEIAYQLRLRNIGGIIVIDFIDMERERNRDKVYNTLQEALSKDRAKSRILRISELGLVEMSRERVREDLLRIMCEPCGYCEGRGYTKSPVTVCHELFREIRKIGVSPKSKKIIIGVHPDVANLLYDEERQSIEELELEFHKKVIIKADANLHIEQYDITTL
- the rodA gene encoding rod shape-determining protein RodA, which translates into the protein MIDRRFINSFDAWFVVVVLLILGLGVLSIYTVTYTVAPKSHGSIYTKQVIWILIGLAVFFIAASIDYHEIARFGTFFYAAGVVLLILVLLIGRTGMGARRWIALGAFDLQPSEWIKLIVILVLARYFAARSHPRGLSLRELLVPVLWVGGPLLLVLKQPDLGTALVLLFIPTVMVALVGLRSKTAGFSILLSLMAFPFIWEIFWVVLKPYQRNRLIAFINPAVDPTGRGYHALQSKIAIGSGGFFGKGLFGGTQSQLKFLPEGHTDFVFSVFAEEWGFVGVFVLLTLYFLLIWWGIDVAYKAKDHLGVFLAVGVVSMLVFYLAVNVGMTLGVAPVVGVPLPLMSYGGNSILTTMAGLGLLLNIKMRRFMLFY
- the mrdA gene encoding penicillin-binding protein 2 codes for the protein MDLDTSSDNPKELQNRLGYLMIGIVAIFMALLMRAWYLQVTKASFYKEQSENNRVRVVYIQPPRGLIFDRHGHLLANNVPSFNLYLVLEDISNKKGVLDQLARFLQMDRGELDRKISSHKNNVPYMPMKIKEGLSLKEVALIESHRLDLAGTIIAPEPQRNYLYGPLAAHVLGYVGEISPAQLQDPENEDVLPGTSVGQSGIEKTYDTHIRGVVGQRIIEVDAVGHEMKVLRVQDPASGNDLYLTIDLNLQKVAEDALGKEAGTIVAINPRNGEVLAMVSHPAFDPNQLSQSLSTADWEALSSDPGHPLTNRAIQGQYPPGSTFKLVVSSAALETKEVSPEEQILCTGGMLFGRRVYKDWKRGGHGEMDLHSAIVQSCDVYFYEMGRRVGIDRLADYAFRYGLGQPTGIELTSEKSGVIPTSQWKLRTKGEPWFPGETLSAAIGQGFVTVTPLQLADLIATVAMSGVRYQPHLIKAIRDRATGRLFEFPPVQLGKVELAQGTFDAIRQALSGVVSEPHGTGASARSTITSIGGKTGTAQVVEEKLGVQTSSLPKELQDHAWFIAFAPVEDPQIAVAVLIEHGGHGGETAAPPAKRVIEEYLKNDRPEIHQQL
- the mreD gene encoding rod shape-determining protein MreD, producing MNRWIYAVLVLLLLPIQTTWLQAVGLHAVKPDLALLLIYFTGFYAGEMKGFMIGWLMGALMDLFSGGPFGLQIATKATVGLLSGLLGRFFLNATGALTMGLVLLLSLLSGLFGYFFHELVLGEIPFAEAFRWTLLPEALYNSLVGGLVFWVVVRRLNIRRPWLEGSPFPSKAE
- the mreC gene encoding rod shape-determining protein MreC encodes the protein MLRQIINYKRFIILLLTVLFVAVLLFPELQKRPVYFLGRPVVFLVSGLQKGLARTSDGFANVWRGYINLISVQRENGVLKQDLARLQSENLRLQEAAQADERLRLLLDFKKANAYSMVPASVIGRDPSNWYRTLTIDKGTRDGVAIDMGVINPAGVVGRVIKTDPTLSQVLLVTDRNSAVAALIQRTRDEGLVQGTERGLARIKYLSLLADLKEGDLVLTSGLTGNFPKGLPIGTLGRVTKKDLDLFQQAEVVPSVDFSKLEEVLVITSIMEDRSPPAGRSSSPAAGPQNKK
- a CDS encoding rod shape-determining protein, translated to MGAVDNILGWFSNDLAIDLGTANTLVYLKGKGIVINEPSVVAIDRKTSKVLAVGAEAKKMLGRTPGNIVAIRPMKDGVIADFEIAEKMLSHFITKTHNRSTFVRPRIVIGVPSRITQVEKRAVRDSAQLAGAREVYLIEQPVAAAIGAGLPIAEPSGNMVVDIGGGTTDVAVISLAGIVYSESVKVAGDKMDEAIMNYIKRKYNLLIGEPMAEQIKFEIGSAFPLEERKTITIKGRDLISGIPKTLVMDDSEIREALSEPISAIVNAIKVALENTPPELAGDIIDRGIVLTGGGSLLRGMDIRLREETNLPVITVENPLTTVVLGTGKVLDELDLLKKVTIMSQ
- a CDS encoding RDD family protein, with the protein product MTEADEQGPDSEGGFPKADVIHRFIAKFIDFLIVAAMARLIPPVGFFAGMTYLLIADGLFHGQSVGKRLIGLQVLQFDSGAAVSFRESILRNTPFTTAYLCLIIPYIGWLLACGIVVIEALLVIGNLHGQRAGDEIAKTQVIDQRPPRVGDAPGAARGPGAEEIFNRGSKEES
- a CDS encoding SurA N-terminal domain-containing protein is translated as MLKILRKGAVENPWIYRTIMFLIAATFIISMGWWGFSGATRTPYVAQIDQVRISLTEYNRYKENAYRYYRDLLKENFKEDLVKQLVINSLVERQLWLKLAREMGLSVGVDELRESITQDASFHDEQGRFDPDRYQFFLSRSHTAADEFEQSVREDLLITKAKLALQDGILLTNQETVEAKASVTDPKLTPDKRLEEETKAVEQALVRKQQRVVMSALNRVRAATRIEVKNQVL